One Castanea sativa cultivar Marrone di Chiusa Pesio chromosome 4, ASM4071231v1 DNA window includes the following coding sequences:
- the LOC142632956 gene encoding uncharacterized protein LOC142632956: protein MDGFTDRVHSWWNRYSFSGTASFVLAKKLKALKEDIIQWNRSEFGNVGWQKKEFFETLKLLDAKEGKYDLSEVEISERVVVRSQIQNLLSLEEVSWRQKSRMLCIMEGDNNTKVFHRVANSRRRYNHISMLKVDEDIYEDESEMVDQVVKFYKNLYKETEEWRPFGEGLEFHQIEGLERDWLKRRFEKEEIL, encoded by the coding sequence ATGGATGGGTTCACAGATAGGGTTCATTCTTGGTGGAATCGATATTCCTTCTCAGGTACTGCTAGTTTTGTGCTTGCCAAGAAGCTGAAGGCACTGAAAGAAGATATTATTCAGTGGAACCGTAGTGAGTTTGGAAATGTAGGTTGgcagaaaaaagaattttttgagACATTGAAATTATTGGATGCTAAGGAAGGGAAGTATGACCTTTCTGAAGTGGAGATAAGTGAGAGGGTTGTGGTGAGATCTCAAATACAGAACCTTCTCTCTTTAGAAGAAGTTTCGTGGAGACAGAAATCGAGGATGCTTTGCATTATGGAAGGAGACAACAATACCAAAGTCTTCCACAGGGTGGCTAATTCTCGGAGAAGGTATAATCATATAAGTATGTTGAAGGTGGATGAGGATATTTATGAGGACGAATCTGAGATGGTAGACCAAGTTGTaaagttttataaaaacttGTACAAGGAAACAgaggagtggaggccttttgGGGAAGGTTTGGAGTTTCATCAGATAGAGGGGCTTGAGAGGGACTGGCTTAAACGGAGGTTTGAAAAGGAGGAGATTCTTTGA